DNA from Coffea arabica cultivar ET-39 chromosome 10c, Coffea Arabica ET-39 HiFi, whole genome shotgun sequence:
tacttcaaaggatcagatcggaaaataagataagtggtatggctcaacaggtaGTGTCTCAGCTTTTgagctgcccaggccaatgtacagcagcttttctcaatgaatgaataattagcctcatacTGCGTGAGCTttttgcttagatagtaaatggcttgaTCCTTCCTTCCGGAGTCATCATGCTGCCCGAGAACACAACCAACTGCTTCTTCAAGCACAGTTAGGTACATGATTAATGGTCGATCCGGCTTGGGTGGTACTAAGACTGGCGGATGTAACAAATAATCCTTGATCTTATCAAAAGCTTGTTGGCATTCTTTACTCCAATACAATGACACATTCTTTCTCAACAATTTGAACAACagctcgcatgtggcagttagttggGCAATGAATCTtccaataaaattgatctttcctaaaaaacttttcacatccttctgagttttcggcactggcatatcttgaattgctttgattttcgctggatctatctctatgcctctTTAACTAACAATGAAGCCCAACAATTTACCAGCTGGTGCCCTAAAAGCGCACTTTGCAGGATTTAGTTTCAAATTGTACTTTCGCAACCTTTCGAACagtttcttcaaatcaaccaaatggttctctgcccttttagacttgattatgatgtcatccacgtagacctccatatcccggtggatcatatcatgaaacagaGTGGTCATGGTCCTTTGATACGTAGCTCCGGCATTCTTTAAATCAAAGGGCATCACTCGGTAGCAAAATGTGCCCCAAGGGATGAtaaaagcagtcttctccctatcctcttctgccaACAAAATCTGGTGGTATCCAACGAAGCAATcacaaaaagattcaatctcatgcTCAGCGGTATTGTCcaagagaatgtgaatatttggcaaaggaaaatcatctttaggactggccttattgaggtctctataatcaacacaaactcgcacctctccattcttttttggaacagggactgggtTCGAAAGCCAAatagggtaatgggaaacaatgataatgttggttttgagttgtttttctatttgctcttttattttgaggctcatatctggtttgaattttcggggtttttgctttacgggtggaaaagtagggtctgtgggtaacttatgcactaccacatcagttgaaataCCGGTCATGTCATCATAGGACCATGCAAATACGTCTTGGAACAtagtcaagaattcaagcatctcctttttctgcctctcattcaaatgaatactaatttgcacctccttaacttcatctttagtaccaatgttaaccttttctgtttcttccaggttcgattttggtttctcctcatattgttcaaagtcctttgcaaaagaatcgaatacctcctcattatcactctcgctttgaagCTCAGATTCccagacctccaagtcgtgagtgatataaagattgccattattgaattccagaatagtgatatccaaagggtcaaatagttttatttttggccatctgaaagaattaacgaatgtgggataataagcaaacaaatatacaacaaacaaatgaataaGCAATATGACCAACgaataaacaaaacaacatgATAAGAAccacttgtgcattttcataaaacctttgattgaaagcgaaaacaaaaagaaagcaagcgaaaacaatatttacatgtgcaaattttagtcaaagataaagatgctttcattagctatttacagatgcagaAGTATTTTCATGTTTTcgcatgaatgacaaacccctttagttttaccgaaactccttctgaaTGGGCAGAAACTCGGCTGTTcaattggaaattgatccttcagggATGTCGGGAAACTCGGGCTCATCTGGAAAACtgtcttcaaatgttgccccaacgaacaattgggccaaactagTTTCGATTTCGTCAACTGGGTTAATCTCTGACGTGATCACCTTGGTTGGTCGTGGAAAAGTATAATGCAGTGGTGGAATATCAAAGGCCTTTTGCCTGCCTTCTTTCTCTGCTCTCTTgcgttccttcatttctttgatGTCTTTAGCGGTTGGTCGGAAATCCAAACCGAATGAATCCTTCTTCTCCACAATTTTCACTGGTTTCAGAATTCCTTGTAGATCACGTCCCAGCCCTTTGTCAGACTCATATCCTCCGCGGATCATTTCCTTGGCCATCATGACACTGGCTTTTGACACAGCTCGTTCCTCTTTTGTtatccaacttacggagacGATATCAGCTGTGCTATGAGGGGTCACTGTGGCGTTTCGGCTACCATCTTCTTCGGACCCAGAATCAGCAATTACGAGGCAATCCTCCTCGGCAAAGATAGTTATCAATTTGTCATTTACTATGAATTTCAACAATTGATGCAATGAAGACGGCACAGCCCCGGACTTATGAATCCACGGACGTCCAAGCAAAACATTGTAAACACTAGGAAAGTGCATAACTTGGCAGGCTATTTGAAACTGCGCGGGCCCCATCTCGACTACTAAATCCACTTCTCCTATAGGTTCTCTTTGTGCTCCATCAAAACCTCTAACTATGGTCCCTGAACGCCTTAGCTTGATATCTTGCAAtcctagcttttccaaggtACTCCAATGACAGATATTAAGCGCAGATCCATTGTCAATCAACACCTTTGGCAACATTTTCCTGTTGCACCTCACAGTTATGTACAGAGCTttgttatgtccaatgccttctGCCGGTAATTTATCATCAGAGAAAGTGATTTATTTTATAGATAATACATTCCCAACTACATGTGAGAAATTAGCAACCGAAATGTTTTTAGGGATTTGAGCTTTAGTCAACACTTCGAGCAACACATCCCTATGCATATCAGAAGAAAAAAGTATATCCAACATGAATATTTGGGCGGGCGACTTGCTTAGCCTGTCGACTACATTATATTCGCTTCTTTGGAGCCTTTTAAGAAAATCCAAGGCTTCCTTCTCAGTAATTGTTGGTTTAGCGGGCAGCTCAGGGTTATTTGTTTGAATCGGAACGGTAGCTCCAAACGGACTTGCAATTCTCCCTGATCTAGTGACTGCTGACACCTCTTCTTTGGCAACTGACTTTTTTCCAATTTGTATGACAGGTTCATTGTAATTCCATGGCACTTGCTGCAAACTTAGAACAGGcgcctgttttgggaattcgaTGACCACTGGCTCCAAAGCCTCGCTCTCAGCTGGAGTGAGATCTAAAATAAAAGGTCTTTTATCCTCCTCAAACGGTTCATCTTCTATTACAAATggttggtctgtgaccccaaacacCTCAACTTCCCTTGCCAATTTTTGGACTAGATTGTCATACTCTGTGTCGTCCAGAATGACCCCAATGGTATTAGTATGTTCCGGCAAGGGGTTCCTATTTATATTCGGCCCTTGTGCCTCCCTTTTCCTAATTACAATCTCTCCGActtcaatcatatcttgaacTTTATGCTTAAGAGCCTTGCAATCCAAAATTGAATGTCCGGgtgcccctgaatgataagcacagacagctTGTGGGTTATAGCAAGCGGGCATGCCATATggataggtaggagggggtaccATACCAATTTTTCCGACGGCCTTCAAttggtcatacaattggtctagaggcctgcctaaattggtaaatgtacggctaggggttcggttgtaaggttcaggaggttgagcatggttgtaaacaggtctatttgggggaggaaatcttgggttatatggagggcgagatcggttttggggtggatttgattgagaaatttgaaaaggggctgaaggtgggttagCATAGCTTGGGTGAGGTCGAGGGTGGTTGATATTGATAGTATATACATGGTACGAGTTTGAATAATAAGGGTAAGGTGGTTGGTAAGTTGGATTGTGTTGGTATCGGGGGCTGGGTGAAGGGTTCTAGTTCCAGATAAAAgttgcatccccctctttctttttaaactgcGGCTTCTTTCCACTACTCCCTTGCCCTTGCAAAGCTTCTACTTGTGATTTTAAGGCAGAGACGTTAATAATTTTTCCGGATCtcacaaaatcatcatactCTTCGAATTTATTCACAATCGCAGCAAATGAACATCCGGTCATACGGAAGATTTCTTCAAAGTGTTGAGGATCATGTGCCTTTATAAAAGTGCGAACAATCTCATCTTCGGTCATCGGAGGCTCAACCTTGgcagctatctttctccatcttttggcgtatgtcttatgatcttcagatggtcgcCTCTTCGTGCCTTCCAAAGTAGTTCTGGTCGGTGCTAGCTTGCAGTTATATTCGTATTGTCTGATGAAGACGTTGGATAGATCAAGCCAAGTCTTCACCGCCTCTgactttaagtttgaataccAATCGAGGGCGTCTCCTTCTAGACTCTCTGGAAATAACCTTAATGGCAAGTTTTCGTCATCCACCGGtctgcccaacttgttggcaaacaaacGCAAGTGTGTCTTAGGGTTGCCTGTACCATCATATTTATTGAACCTCGGGGTCTTGAACCCCACAGGCAGTTGTACATTTGGAAACAGACACAGATCATCGTAGTCTAACAccccttgtttgcttaaaccttgACTTTTCCTGATGAACTCATCGAAACGATCCAACCGCTTGAGTAGCTTCATATCCACCGGGGCAGACGATTCTCCCacttctggcttggtttgaacagtgtGCTCTGGCACAACAGGCTCTGCGGTAGTCTGATAAAAAGCTTGTGGATCCAAAGGCATGTTTGGACCACcttgaggctgaaatccttgcTCATAGGGAGGATAgaacggaggattttgagtataagTATACTGCGGGTTGAAAACTccttcaaaagtggtttgaattggAGGAATGACAAATGGTTCGAATTCCGATTGTTTGGCGGGCACAGGCTCAGGCTGCACTCTGCTACTAATGAGCTCGTCGATCAACTTCTTTTGGGCagccatttcagatgccatttccccaaatttagtgagtaattcagtcaactgaaccccgagacttgtggcttccggctgggtagttgcagcGGTCTTATCAGACGATTTTGgctgagtactcatgtctatatgattcctttgggctttacttcgggatcgcataataatggggctttttcGAGAAGCTATTTTGAAACTTTACCTGAGGATGCAAAAGACatctttagataaaccaatcgttACTAGATTTCTGCAActtattcaaaagaaaaaaaagaaaaagacatgagttagtaattgttcaaacaattcagatgcatgtcctatggggggaccctttttgtgccaagggtaggcctagcatgatgcaagcCTTCGGGGTAAAATCCCATTTCCAAACCTGTAAGTGAATTTAGAACTTTGAAATGGAAAGCTTCTCATAAAAATGTGGAAGAGTTCAATCTTTCTTTACAACCTCGTCAATGGTCTTAGTAACCATGTTTACAAAATCCCTATGTCTCAAGAGACTTGTACTTTGTGACTCTCTAGAGCTCCCTAA
Protein-coding regions in this window:
- the LOC113714061 gene encoding uncharacterized protein, with the translated sequence MVPPPTYPYGMPACYNPQAVCAYHSGAPGHSILDCKALKHKVQDMIEVGEIVIRKREAQGPNINRNPLPEHTNTIGVILDDTEYDNLVQKLAREVEVFGVTDQPFVIEDEPFEEDKRPFILDLTPAESEALEPVVIEFPKQAPVLSLQQVPWNYNEPVIQIGKKSVAKEEVSAVTRSGRIASPFGATVPIQTNNPELPAKPTITEKEALDFLKRLQRSEYNVVDRLSKSPAQIFMLDILFSSDMHRDVLLEVLTKAQIPKNISVANFSHVVGNVLIDNGSALNICHWSTLEKLGLQDIKLRRSGTIVRGFDGAQREPIGEVDLVVEMGPAQFQIACQVMHFPSVYNVLLGRPWIHKSGAVPSSLHQLLKFIVNDKLITIFAEEDCLVIADSGSEEDGSRNATVTPHSTADIVSVSWITKEERAVSKASVMMAKEMIRGGYESDKGLGRDLQGILKPVKIVEKKDSFGLDFRPTAKDIKEMKERKRAEKEGRQKAFDIPPLHYTFPRPTKVITSEINPVDEIETSLAQLFVGATFEDSFPDEPEFPDIPEGSISN